In Meleagris gallopavo isolate NT-WF06-2002-E0010 breed Aviagen turkey brand Nicholas breeding stock chromosome 6, Turkey_5.1, whole genome shotgun sequence, the genomic stretch AGATATGAGCTAAATGCCATTCTTATTTCTTAGAGAAGTTCCAGTTTGGTAATTTGTATGCTACACTAATGTGCTGGAATCCCTTAGTCTTATGACACTACTGCACTGTGTCTCACTACCCACAGAAGCACAAGCAAGTAAGGGTGCTGCAGCGTGGTTCCTGTCCATGGCTGCCTATACTCTCCATGATGTGTCTCTGCTTACTGGTGCTTATGGAGGAACAAGATGTGCCATACCGAATGCACTGTGCCAGGACTGCTGACAGCATTGTGGCACTGCACCTGACACTTCTGGCTTCTTTTCATACAACTAAAGGATGTAACAGATCTGTACATAAATGGAAAGTAATGCATTTCTTCACAACTTTCTCTCTCCATTCTGCCAAAGGCTTAATTTCAGTCAGTGCTATTTGATATATCAAAGTCCTTCAGCAGCCTGGGGCTTGTTTTCTgagttccttcttttttcttctgttagcACTGAGTCATGAAATGGTCGAGGCTGGCAGGGATTGCTGGAGTTTATCTAGCCCAATTGCTGTTGAAAGCCTGAGATAAGGTTATCCAGCGCTCTGTCAAGGCAAGTCAAATATTTCCAGTGAGGGAGAGACCACCACTTCTTGGCAACCTCTTTCATTGTTTAATTGCACTCCAGAGCAATTTTCTTATATCCAGATGGAATTTTGCCTGCAACAACTGGGGCCTGTTGgctcttgtcctgtcaccgtGCATCTCTGTGAAGATAGCTCATCTGCTCTATAGCAACCTCTAGGTCTGTAAGTGTGTGATTAGATCTGAGCTAATGAGCTCGCTTCCTCCAACTCTCTGACCATCATGGTGGCACCTCAGCTGGAACCTCTTTTGATTTGTTCGTCTCTCTTGAGTTAGGTTGATCAAAACTGGATGCTGTATTCCAGGCATGGCCGAACAAGTGCCAAGCCAAATGAGATAATTACATCTTTGATCTGCTGATTATACTCTTGTCTTTACCTTCAGTGCTGCCAGGGCATTCCTCTGGCTCAGGGTCAACTTGCTGCCCACCAAGACTCCTGGGTCTGTTTCATCAGACCCAGACAGATCCCAGCCTGTACTGCTGCTTAAGATTGTTCCACCCCAGATATGTGACTTCATCTTTGTTAAACCTTGTAATTCCTTTCACCTTTTCAAAATTagatccctttttttttttttaattttcagctttCCTAATTTTCTTGCTTAGATTTATGCATCTTGTAAACGCCCTGAAGTCATTCTCATCAGCATGGTTTGAAGAGGGAGATCAACACCCTGGTAGGTTTCAAGACAAGCCAGATCAAATTAAACTTTGGctaatgttttttcttaaagcagtcCTGTCTAAATTAATATCCATTAGGATTCACTTAGTGTATGCAATCCCTAGTTTACCTaacttttttgtgcttttacaGCTGACTGTGCTCATGGAGGTAGTCTATGATGTAACAGTCTCAGCTGACGAAGGCTGAAGTGGAAGTGGAGCACTGAGACCCTCATTTAGATTGCACTTGTTCTCTTCTGAGATTCACTGTAAAAAGAAGTGTGGCATCCTCTGTTCATGGTTCTGAAGCCTTTTGAAGTTAGAATGAGGACAAATGCAAGCACAATCTCCACTGGGTAGCCTGAACTTCACAACTACTTCCAATTTTCAAACTTTACCTTGTTGCTTAAGCTTTTCTCACCGAGAAAAGGTGTTGGCTGGTGGAATGAAAGCAGATATTGTGTGGTGGATTTTATGACACTTCTGAGAACCTGAATTTTTTGTCCCCACAAAGTGGCATTAtcagaaaagcactgaagagAAATATATCCTACTCAGACCCTGCTATACAGAGAATTGGGAACCAGCAGCACTTCTGTATTCCCAGCTCCAAGTATCATGACTCCATATCTATGTTCCAGACACGCATCTCTTGCTTTCTGCCCTCTACTTGTACACTTGAGCTACAGAAAGCCCGTAGATCTCAACTGGAAACATCACAATAGGTCCTGGTAGGCATTAAAGATGCAGTAAACAGAATTGCCACTCTGCTCTCATCTTTGAAAACTTTCCCTTTATTATTCACATTTTATTCTTCTAATccttgaaatgaaaacactCTTGATCATACAAAAGGTACATTCCCTGCATTTATACAGCCTCTTAAAATTTTaagaataataaacaaaaatgtttaatatattaaatagtAAAAAATTAATAGCATTTTTCCTCTATATGGAAGGTGGTTTATTTATTCCTCTACATTGAAGGATATTGCTGTATTCCAAACACATTATTCATCCAACAACTGGAGAATATAAAATTCTACCATCTTTATGGcagcaagtatttttttttaggtcaTTACATTCCCTTCTTTCATGAGAAAATGTAAAACTGagtgaaaacagaacagttaaGGGATGCTGGTTTTTACAATTTAGTAATTAGTTGAAAGCCAATGTGAAACATAGATAGTATCAATAAATGACACTGATACATTAATTTATCAATTTATCAATTATGTAGTTTATAAATGGTCCCATTTAATTGTGATCAGGTTCAGCatgtaaaatattaaacatcTCATATGTTTATGAAATCATTCATATGCATCCCAGTGTGCTCTAAGGCATCTTTaccagaaagcagagatttaGAAACCATTATTTGTAACATTCAAAATAGTTAAAATCCTTCTGGTGTTCCCTTCATTAAACTTTGATAAGCTTGGAATATATTTgagcaaataaataatgaaattaatctCTTGAAACACACACATTTCACAGTCAGTCTGAGACTTATAAAACAGCTGTATCGCTTAATAAAATTGCCACCAAACAGACACTATTGTTGTGCACTTACTAgtcaaaaatatttacagtaatTTCATGAAAATTTGAGAATTCAGATGAGTATCTTCAGAAGCTTAACTGCTACtgaattcttttaaataaagccTCATAAAGGGGTTCTGGCTTCCCAATACTTTCAGCTGTAGGTCTGTGtactcacaggaaaaaaaagtcttaaaaattatacttaaaataatttcaggttCTGAAACCATGAATACTCCCAAACTTAAGTGGCTGTTTGACCAGATGCTCACAGATTTTACTATGCTCACAGTTGGTATACGTATAGCTGAATCTATGTCACTCTAGTTTTCATCAGATaataaatatctatttttacAATCTACAACAGAACCTGAAGACAAACTGAAGCCAGTATTTCATCTCAAGATGAACAAAGCTATGCTGTCATTTACAGGAAGCCTTGCAAAAGCCATGCTGTAAAGAACTCAGACATGGTcagcataaaaaaaattctttatgaCTGCTAGGGTAGAGGGACTTTACCAGAACACTCAGacccttcccagctttcctatTCCTCAGAATCCTGAATTTTTTGAAGAGCAATGTCAGCTAAGCCAGTCTCACTTTCCAGCGGGCTGTCAGGACGTGGGGCTCGTGCTTCTGGCTCTTTGGTAAGTTCAGTTTCTTCTCTCTGGTCAGTCTGGATCCACAGATTTGGATCTGCTTCTTTGGTAGCATCTGGGCCAGGAGCTGACTGTTCTTCACTTGTAGAACCAGCCTCTTCTAGTTCTGTTTCATCTagacaaaagagaaagctcATCACCAGTGAACACAGAACTCATTGGCAAGTAAaccattttttcctctggaataataataaatgcTAAGAAACTGTATCAGTTCCAGAAGTGATTAGCTTAAGCAAGTTcaacaaaaaaagactgaagatgTAAGAATTCTGCTTAAGCTTCTGTAAGATTATTCTGAAACTAACCCTGCATAAAGCTCTCATTAATTTCTCCACATTTTTGCCACAGTTCCTTTTAATACATAAAGGAGCAGAGTAGGACTCTATTCAACTTCCAATTCAAATATACTTTACTGACACTGTGGTTAGCCTTTCAAAGAATGGCTGCAGGCTAATTAAATGTAGACTACAGgtgttctgtaagaaaaaaaaaaggtatttatgTGATTACGTAAGAAGTACTTATGCACATAACAGattgaagaaattctttgctaaTTAACAGTTGACCACAGTGAACTTTAGCTTAAATGAGTCATCCCAGATTTTCTAACCTGACTGTACAGAAAAGAATCAGCAATTGCAACTGTATTTCTCAGGTaacttttttagaaaaaaagaagtgttaaaTGACTTTTTGCTCTGATTCTGCTAAGTAGGGGTTGGGTTGTAGCACTTCTGGAAGGAAAGAGGCCTTGTTGAAAGCCAAAGATATCTTCAGAAATTATTaattttggttttattattttctcctaTGACTGATAACCAGCTCTAAACACTATCATAACcagccacagccctgccaaaaccTACCATGGTCTGATTGTCTATGGAGCTAACAACCTCCTTAGCACAGACTTCCTTAACACCCATCTTTCAAAATACACCGTACAGTTAACTTTATACTGTGATTCTGAAGAAGAAACTATTAAAGGAGAATTAATCTTTCCATTAGCCTTCACAACTAGAAGGGATAATATGACAGCAGATTTTTCAACTTGTCCTAATATCTCCAGCAAAATTGATTAGCATGAAACTTATACATTGATTAAAAATTTGGATTTTGAAACAGTGCAGTGTAATTCAGCATCTCCAAAGTGAAAGAGTAGAATTCCAGCAAATGCAAGTATGTTGTTATGtcacaacaaaaatatttcaactgcTACAGATTTTAAGGCTGTTACTGTTGTTCCTTTTGATACAGTTCATATCACATTAGTGTCAACAAGGAAACTAAAAATCCCaacctttcttttgctttttttcttgtttctttttctctttggcaGCTTCTAGTTCTTGTTTCTCATGAATTTCCTTCAAGGTCTTGCAGACTTTTTTGTGGGTAAACCAGTGTATTTTCTGGCAGTTCTGATCACAGTACATCACCTGAAAGTTACCACAGCCATCAATTTGTCATGATGTATTACAAAAATATACACTACTCCTAAATTTTTAGTGCAACAAGTTAAATCTCTATGTATACTACTACTTAATGATATTTGTAAGCCATTTGTCAGGTCATACAGGGATTCCAACCTATATAAAACTATACAAGAacagtttgttttgcttaacTCTGAACATACAGAAATCTTATTCTGTCTTCATCCTTAAACATACACATTTGGAAATGCAAGTACTCCCacttgtgaactgcagccatCTCTCCTAGAAATAGGTGACATGCACATTTTCAGCGTAGGCATGTGTGAAATTCCTCATAAATCTACACAGTAAGTAGTCAAACATTCAAAATCCTCATCACCTCAATGCCAATAATTTTTGTGATCCATTATAACAATTTATAGCTCCTTACCATCTTACACACTGAACATCTTTTGTCAGCTCCCTTTTCCCCACATGTGGTACAGAATTCAGCATCTACAAAACCCACTTGGCCAGTGATAGCTTgtgtaagaacagaaaaagctgTAGGGTCAGAACCCTGAAAGACAAGAAGGGTAAAGAGAATAATTTTGTAAAACACAGGAAATATACCACAATTATACAGTATgtttcaggtaaaaaaaaaaaaaagaagcagtatCACAAAGAGGGccaacaagagaaaaaaaacaaaatgcaattcaAGCTTCCATGTAGCCAGCTATGGTCTCACTCAAAATGCTGTAACAGCACAGTATAAAACTACAACATACATCTTCAAGTAAAGTGCACAGCTTTGCAAGTACACATTTATATACATTTTGTATACAAAGCTTAGCTCctgtagaaaagaagaaaaaaattttcatttttttattctataAAATGAGTCTCATTTGCAGGTAACTAGCTCTCAGCTTGTGAACACATGCTTACATTTTGAAGAATCAGTGGCTGCACAGAATGTCTCCTCATTCTGTAGCTTTGTTCTGAATCAAAACCACGAGCACAGAGCAATGGAACTAAAATCTGAAGGCGAAGATGCTAGCAATTTTTAGTAACAGCATACTGTGGGATTAGTCACAGAGTCCATTATAAAGAATGTACCCCTTCCTTAACTGAAGGAatactgacatttaaaaaaatgattttggaaGAATGTGTTATTACTGCAGGACTAACAGCAGCACTACGTACGACATAAGTGGTGATTCATTTAATGGGTAGTCCCAAGTAACAGCTAAATGATACACTAATTGCTGGTTTCAGGTACATCAGACAAATTTAAATGCAACAAATATAATATGACACAAAGTGCCTGTCTAAGTCTGTATATTCAAGTAACTGTTATTTTCCTGGACAGACAAACTAGATAATTTAAGGTGTAAATATTCCCCACTGATGTCACTGCAATTGGCAATAGATTTCCATTCTGTGAAGAGAATAGGCTCTAATTTTAATGCTCTGTCAAGAGCTGAAGATAATTGCGTAAGTTATAAGTCTGGATCTTCAAATTAAGCATTTAGTCACATTAAAACATGGAAACAAAGCTCAGAAGCTTTGTACCTTCTGAGTTTCACAATCATATTACTGATAGCTTTACTTCCCtcattttcatctgaaataacACCTGAAACAGGCACATTTATTTCACCACTCACTGTTGTGCTGTCTGTTCTTTGTGCCATTCTGCTATGGGAATATCCCACAGCCTTTGTTGTTGTATTTGAATGTCACTGTAATGTGTCTGTTGAGTGACTTAATGACCTGTTCTTAATAGTATAATTAATGCTATTAATGAATACTCAATCCCATTCAAGAACTCAGTGGTCTTTTCAAAGTCACCCATTCGTAGATCCTATGCAGCAGGTTTTTGCAAATTAGTCTCTGTGCTGGCACACAgttacatctttttaaaaaggttttttaTTTAGCACTGATACACTGTTGTACTCAGTGTACTCAGAATACAGACCAAACAGTCACAACTTGGAATTTTCAAGACAATTATTTGCATATTATTATTTAGATATTATTTACAGTATCCTTCCCATACAACAGAAGCAATAAGATTTACTATATTTTACTGGTAAACATAAACTAAGGATTATTTTGATGTAaacaacaaaggaagaaaatgtcagGTTGCCTTGGCTCTAAATAAATCCTTAAACAGTTAGACCAGAAGAAACATGCAGGGCTATAGTGACTGCAGCAACACTCAGATGCCCAGGCTGAATCCAAGTAATTGTGCTGAAGGTCAAGGGTTCCAGGAAATTCAATCTTTACTGCATCTCCTTTCTAGCATAATAGACAGAAATACAGTTTAActaaaggaagaaagcagaaaagactgCAAGCTCTTCTAAGaagaaataggaaggaaaacTCTTACTCTAAAGCAACTCTTAATGCATCATGAAAGTCTGTTTTcacactgtatttatttttctggcttAGACAAACAGGAGGGATTGCATTAAGCCTCAGGACATTTTCATTCACTGGAGCCACTTAAGATGGAGGCTATTTTTAACTCACTCAGCATAATCCAGGTATGAGACAAAACTGTGCCTTTTTCCAAGTGTTAGAACATACAATATCTTGCTCTCAGGGACCAGAGAGaacatatgttaaaaaaaaaaatagaacaaaaatctTGTATAAGATTTATTATAAACTAATAAAAGCTATTGAAGAGTGAGTTAACAaagatgaaaagctgaagttaGCTACTTTACTTGTAATTAGGATCTCCAAATTCAGATACACATTGTACAGTAGATGGCATTGTCTCATCTCTCCCTCTGATGAAGGGAGCTTCACAGAATGTTCTTCTACTACCACGTATTACCAATTTCTCCATATACACTGTAAATAATTGATGTATTATCCTAGGAAATGACTCAGCTCAGACATTTAAGCACTCAGTATCAGCACGGGAAAAAACCTACTAGGTTCAAATTAGAGAATTTTCCTGCAACACGTAAAATAAAATTCCAGCTTATCAAAAAGTTCAGGGACATCCAAAACCTTTGCTTAATATATAAGACACCGAAGAAtctgagagaaaataagaaagcttATTTTAAGCTGAATTTACTATGCAAATTGTTAGAAAATATCTTGATAGAAAAAACTTACCAGTTCAACAGGAGCAATACTCCTCACAAGCTGCTGGAGCAATGTAGCTTCACAGTAAGGAAATTTTCGGATACTTTCTCGAATTAGCTTCTCTTGATATACAGGGAAACCATCTTTGTCTCGTCCTTTCAAGAGACTAaattttttaaaaccaaagtaGAATAAGAAATCACACAGTAACTGGTCAGGGACAAGGACAAACACACAGCATCCAGTACTTTGCCCTTCTCACTCTGTCCTATCCCACATATAGCTAAAAGTACACTCTGAGAAGACTACTTACAGATTCCATTACCCAGTGAAAAAGAACCAGCTATAGGTGGACAAGTAGCAAAGCTCTTggctgtatttaaaaatgaacattgTGAAAGTAAACGGTAAAGAATAGACAGcaatacttgaaaataaaaattcagttttatttagtGACAAGCTATAGTCTTGATGCTTCTTTGGTTGGCTCCTGCGGTTCACTGATGAACAACTTGACCTCAGTATATGAAAACTGActttatgatttattttcagtatcacCTAAAGATCCACAGGGCTCTGATATGACCTTTCTACAGGTCAGGCCACTTACTTTAAGATCAGACAGCTAGTTTTGTAACTTTGACTGCGTTCTGAGGTTCTGTCTACATGATTTAAGTGCCCAAGTCTCATCTAAAGCCAGTGGGATTTTGCAGCTCTCACTTGCTTAAGTGTTTTTGAAGAGAAATCTCACTGTCTCACTGCTAGAGAGCAAAACGGGAAAAGAAATATTCCCAGATGATCCATAGTGGACTctgagaaatactttttttcaagTCTATCactccccctttttttccacTCATGGAACTCTCTGCTACTTTACAGTGTATGTGGGATTGCCAAGTTCTAACCAATTTTAGCACAGAGCTGAAACCCAAGGATTGTTTCCTTTGTACCCCAGGAAAGGACAATaccactgcaaaaaaaaaagagtcagtGCAACCCTGAAGTGACTGCTGTTGGGATTATTTCAAAGTCTACTTGGCAGAGCTTTTACTAGAGACAGTCCAACTACTATGATTATTCCAGTTGCCTTTTTCTGGTATCTGTACAGTTAGTTCATACATACACCTTCAGacctttctgcagaaataacGTACCTTTTGATAAATCCATCTAGTTTATCCTCTCGCTCTTTTAAGAACGTAACGCATTTCTGGAAGATGCAACTGATGTAGTGCATTTTCATAGCAAGTACTTCATTCATATCTTTCTGCTTCATGCATTTCTCGCAAATTAGATCCAAAACCCTGTAAcatttctgcagagcttctACTTCGGCCAATAGAGGGTTCTCTTTTACCAGCAACACAATCTATGAGAAAAAATGTAATCCAATTCAGAGCTAGTATTTTTAAACTTGTTACCATTAGAAGTTAGATAAATCTTTGTAGCTAAACTTCAGTGGAATTTTTACTATTCCTCTACTGCCGTCTCATGCTGTCTTCCCCTTCTTTTGGGAGTgtcattatttactttttatttcctatgcATGAAACGCTCAAAATTAAGACtggtattaaaatatatatctaagAAGTAGAGATACCTGaagaattaaaagcattttaaaagaaacatttagagAAACTACAATACACTGTcctaaaatgtttcctttttgaaaACCTAAATAAACTGGATCTGCATAATTTAAGTGGCTTCAAAGAACACACCAACCTCACATATAGTTGGAATGCTTTAGGTAGACTAATAACACACTGAGCTAACCATTTTCAAAAGAGACTGTACACCCACTAAATTAGCTGCCAGTTTGTACATGCAGATACCTGGTTGGCAACCGCTGACAAATTCCCAACTTTGGACAGCAAGCCCAAGGAACTTGTCTTTGAAATAAGATGTATTAATTTCTCTGAACTACACAGGAGGaaaaatcctaaaaaaaatttttttttagcgGCAAATATACttggaagtaaaaataaacatctctTGCACATACTGCCAGAAACAGCAACAGCTGTTACTATGGTGAAACAGCGATTAAGGTAGAAAGATGCATGCTGGGGCAAGCATGGAGAGAACACTGACAACTTGTTAAGGTAGGGAATTGTCTTATGTTTCCATTTCAAGTAAGGCTAGGAAAAGATaaatccagaaaagaaaacaatttatgtTTTTCTATGTTAAAAATGATCTCTTTGATTAATtgcattattttgaaattctgaCTTATACGAACACTgaaattgcttcatttttgaATCATGTCTAGGCATTAGGCCTGATTCTACGTCATTCTCAGGAGTATCTGACTAACAGGATAATGCTTTTCATCTTAATTGGACTCACTGAAGAACTGACTGCCTTttgacataaaaataaaaccagttcCCACGCCAACAAACACATTCAATTTACTTATCACTCTACCTTAACAGGATGCATATTTGTAGTAGTAATAATTTTATGGAGCGGCCCAGCTAACTTTACTGGCAGTTTTGGTTCTTTATCCAAGCCTTGTGGTTTAGTATAGTAGTCCAGCCTTTCACGTGGAAAGAAGTTGTTGATGATGGTCACACAGTCATGCTGACCTAAAattacatgaggaaaaaaaaaatcatgtaaccataacatgaaagagaaaaaaacaagactgaaaCCCAACCTAATATAAGCAACACAGGTGAGCTTTACACGCAAGGAAGCTAAGAAGGAAGCTAAGGATCACATGATTGCACTGGTAACAAgcaacttttgtttttcttctgtaaggtGTGTGACTTTTTGGCTTCTGGAAGGAAACAATTTCATGACATTTCATTTTACGAATTCCACCCCTTCATGCATCTTTTCTCCCTGTTAAGTCAGAATTAAAATAAGTGCTTATCAAAGTCATTCACTGTATTCAGAATCAAGCCATAAGAAAAGTCAGTATTTTGACTCTGAAGTACAACTATCCTAGTAGCATCTCACAGGTGTTAAAATTTCTCAAGAGTTTTGTCCGCTCTGTAATCTGAAAAAATTGTATTGTGACTTTTTATACATTTCAAACAGAGACCAGTGTATTAATCAGAAGAACAGAACATGTGGAAAAtatcctagaaagaaaaaaaaaaaacagaaaaaaaggactgTGATGAAATAGGATGAGAAAAGTTACATCctcttcttgttttctgcatCAGACAAAATGATGGATTACTAGgctgaaagaaaatagcatttaGTTTCTGTACTTCAGGGCCACATTCTTTAAATTGACTGATTTATCTTGGCACTAACTCCCTTTATCAGCAGCAGAAGACAACCAACCAAATTCCAGTATTTAAAATCCTTAAGTGTTTTAGAAGAGACTGTCCTAAGGTAACAGAGCACAGTGTCAAACAAATGACAGGGAAATATCCTCACTTCCCACACAAAGACAGATGACTTGAAGTTGACTGGACGGAGAATAAAAGAGAATAGATTCCAATGCTCAGCCTGTCTCAGTATTTGTGGAAATACTTATAGAGGTGATGAATGAGTTTTAAAGAACTCTCAAAAGTTATGTTGGAGTCATCATTACCCATTCACCAATTCAACACCACATTCAAAAGCAATATCCATCCTCCAAATTCCAAGTATAATTAATAGAAGTGGACTTCTTCAGCATACTAAGAACATAGTTAAGGATTTGCTACTTGAAACTCAAGTGTGAGTACTGGCaatctttttctccaaaaaggaataaaagcagaTATGATCTAAATTTAAACCCCAGTAGCTCACTGTTACAGGAAGTAAATGCACATGTCAAGATAAGCTTCTTCTGGACTTCTGAGAGAGTTCTCAGACATTTAAAGAATATGAGAAGGCTGGGTTCAAATGAAAATTGATGGTTATTTTTAGTCTGGGCAGGTCATCTGGAAAGCAGTAGTTGATTTCTGAAAAAGACACTGCTTTTTCTGGTTATATGTGTTTTATCACACATCTGTGCTGGAAATAGATAAGTACTACTACATTTGGGTTATAGTGGGGAATATTAAGCCAGGAAtctcccagcactgtgccaagGGTGGTAAACAAGTAAAaaggatttaagaaaaaaagaaatgaaaaaagagccacaacaacagaaagaagcCTGGCTGCATGTTTTGCCCAGGATCACTTAGCACACTGCAGTGACAACACTTTCTTTATTCCAACCAAGTTTTGATCAATAAGTGCCAACCTATCTCAGAACAGGTCCTGAGATTTCTCCCTCACACATGCAGAGGGAGAAGAGCAGGAGGTGACTAATCACAAACGTGACCAGATTCCTTTTACTGTTTGAAAAGTGATGACATTGCATAAACTTGCACACTTGGAGAACAGCAGCATTTGTTCTTATAGATACCATCACTTGGGTATTTATCAAACACAAACTGACTCTGTTAACAGGATGagatgtggagaaaaaaaaaatgataaacaaTGGTGTTAGTTCAAAACAGGTCATTAAACAATGTTTCTCCAATAAAAAGCACCCCAATACTTTAAGGATTTAGGAAAAGATGATACTCTTTGAGC encodes the following:
- the ANKMY2 gene encoding ankyrin repeat and MYND domain-containing protein 2, with product MVVTLVRNSPWEPTYPGCGQHEEALSLHLSLDGFLPGTQQQQHPPEIHTDTIKFSGPEQVSDHLAQREVYDLRAAGEQERTIIRIQASQGTITKAFYSNWEWNCSFSPNSSFLVLIPFSLCLFLIKGNVEEAGRLLGSKNVHVNCLDEHGMTPLMHAAYKGKVDMCRLLLRHGADVNCNEHEHGYTALMFAGLSGNKEITWMMLEAGAETDVVNSVGRTAAQMAAFVGQHDCVTIINNFFPRERLDYYTKPQGLDKEPKLPVKLAGPLHKIITTTNMHPVKIVLLVKENPLLAEVEALQKCYRVLDLICEKCMKQKDMNEVLAMKMHYISCIFQKCVTFLKEREDKLDGFIKSLLKGRDKDGFPVYQEKLIRESIRKFPYCEATLLQQLVRSIAPVELGSDPTAFSVLTQAITGQVGFVDAEFCTTCGEKGADKRCSVCKMVMYCDQNCQKIHWFTHKKVCKTLKEIHEKQELEAAKEKKKQEKKQKKDETELEEAGSTSEEQSAPGPDATKEADPNLWIQTDQREETELTKEPEARAPRPDSPLESETGLADIALQKIQDSEE